Genomic DNA from uncultured Vibrio sp.:
AATCAATACAGCCGGGCGCACACTTGGTCGTTTGATGGGGGCCTACAAGTACCCGCTTCTCCTTCCCCTCATGTGGTTCCTCTTCCATTATCAGTCGAAGAGAATGTGGATCCGGAAGAAGCGTTTGTTGCAGCACTCTCGAGCTGTCATATGTTGGTGTTTTTGTCCATAGCAGCCAAACGCCGTTATGTTGTTGACTCTTATGTAGACGCCGCCGAGGGGGAGCTGACAAAAGAGGACAACGGGAAAGAGTGGGTGTCCCGCGTGATGTTGAATCCC
This window encodes:
- a CDS encoding OsmC family protein; amino-acid sequence: MSKHTALIEWQRQSSEVFSDNQYSRAHTWSFDGGLQVPASPSPHVVPLPLSVEENVDPEEAFVAALSSCHMLVFLSIAAKRRYVVDSYVDAAEGELTKEDNGKEWVSRVMLNPKIVFSGDKQPSFAQLEKMHHMAHQNCFIANSVKTEVVTNILDFDY